GTGCACGTGCAGGGCGATCTGGGCCTGCGCGACGAAGGACTCCAGGATGTGCCGGGTCATCGTGGTGTCGTACGAGCCGATCATCGGGGCCATGTTCTCGGGCTCGGTGTGCACCAGGTACGGGCGGCCGGAGAGGTCGACGGTGACCTGGGCCAGCGACTCGTCCAGCGGGACGGTGCAGTTGCCGAACCGGTAGATGCCGACCTTGTCGCCGAGCGCCTGCTTGAAGGCGGCGCCGAGCGCGAGGGCGGTGTCCTCGATGGTGTGGTGGGTGTCGATGTGCAGGTCGCCCTCGGTCTTGACGGTGAGGTCGAAGAGGCCGTGGCGGCCGAGCTGGTCGAGCATGTGGTCGTAGAACCCGACGCCGGTGGAGACGTCCGTCTTGCCGGTTCCGTCGAGGTCGATCTCGACCAGGACGGAGGTCTCCTTGGTGGTGCGTTCGACGCGGCCGATGCGGGACATGCGGGTTACAGCTCCTTGGTTGCAAGCGAGACGGCGCTCAGGAACGCGTCGTTCTCGGCGGGGGTGCCGGCGGTGACGCGCAGCCAGCCGGGAACGCCGTTGTCGCGGATCAGCACGCCCTGGTCGAGGATCGCCTGCCACACCGCGTGGGTGTCGGCGAAGCGGCCGAACTGGATGAAGTTGGCGTCGGAGTCGGTGACGTCGAGGCCCAGCCCGCGCAGGGCGGTGACCACCCGGTCGCGCTCGGACTTGAGCCGGTCGACGTAGCCGAGCAGGGTGTCGGTGTGCTCCAGGCAGGCCAGCGCGGTGGCCTGGGTGACGGCCGACAGGTGGTAGGGCAGCCGGACCAGCTGCACCGCGTCGACCACGGCCGGGTCGGCGGCGAGGTAGCCCAGCCGCAGTCCGGCCGCGCCGAAGGCCTTGGACATGGTGCGGCTGACCACCAGGTTCGGGCGGCCCTCCAGCAGCGGCAGCAGCGAGGCGCGGTGCGAGAACTCGACGTACGCCTCGTCGACCACCACCATGCTGGGCCCGGCGGCCTGGGCGGCCTCGTACAGGGCGAGCACGGTCTCGGCCGCGACGGCGGTGCCGGTCGGGTTGTTGGGCGAGCAGACGAACACCACGTCGGGGCGGATCTCGGCGATCGCCGTGCGGGCCGCGTCCAGGTCGATGGTGAAGTCGGCGTTGCGCGGGCCGGAGACCCAGCCGGTGCCGGTGCCGCGGGCGATCAGGGCGTGCATCGAGTACGAGGGCTCGAAGCCGATCGCGGTGCGGCCGGGCCCGCCGAAGGTCTGCAGCAGTTGCTGGAGCACCTCGTTGGAGCCGTTGGCGGCCCACACCTGCTCCTTGGCGACGGCGAAGCCGGTGGTGTCGCTCAGGTACGCCGCCAGGCCGGTGCGCAGCTCGACCGCGTCCCGGTCCGGGTAGCGGTTGAGGTGGCGGGCGGCCTCGGCGACCCGCTCGGCGATCCGGGCCACCAGCGGCTCGGGCAGCGGGTACGGGTTCTCGTTGGTGTTGAGCTGGACGGGCACGTCCAACTGCGGTGCGCCGTACGGGGACTGGCCGCGCAGCTCGTCGCGGACGGGGAGGTCGTCGATCTTCGTCACGCGCCGGGTACCGTCCAGTCGCTGTGCCAATTCTGTTCATCTCCGATGAAACGGGCCTTGACGGCGTCGCCGTGACCGGGCAGGTCCTCGGCCTCGGACAGGTTGACCACGTGCGCGGCGATGCCGGCCAGCGCCTCGCGGTCGTACTCGACGACCTGGACGCCGCGCAGGAAGGTCTGCACGGACAGGCCGGAGGAGTGGCAGGCGCAGCCGCCGGTGGGCAGCACGTGGTTGGAGCCGGCCGCGTAGTCGCCCAGCGAGACCGGGGTGAAGCGGCCCAGGAAGATCGCGCCCGCGTTGCGGACCCGCTCGGAGACGGCGTGCGGGTCGGCGGTCTGGATCTCCAGGTGCTCGGCGGCGTAGGCGTTGACCACCGCGAGGCCCTGCTCCAGGTCGTCGACCAGGATGATGCCGGACTGCGGGCCGCCGAGCGCCTCGGCCACCCGCTCGGAGTGCTTGGTCCGGGCGACCTGGGTCTTGAGCTCGGCCTCCACCGCGTCGGCCAGCAGGGGCGAGGCGGTGACCAGCACCGAGCCGGAGGTCGGGCCGTGCTCGGCCTGGCTGATCAGGTCGGCGGCGACCTCCGCGGCGTCCGCGGTGTCGTCGGCGAGGACCATGATCTCGGTCGGACCGGCCTCCGAGTCGATGCCGATCCGGCCCGCGAACAGGCGCTTGGCGGCGGCGACGTAGATGTTGCCGGGGCCGGTGACCAGGTTGACCGGCGCGCACTCCTCGGTGCCGAGCGCGAACATCGCCACCGCCTGGGCGCCGCCGACCGCGTACACCTCGTCGACGCCGAGCAGCGCGCAGGCGGCCAGGATGGTCGGGTGGACCCGGCCGCCGAAGGCCTTCTGCGGGGGCGAGGTGACGGCGATGCCGGCCACCCCGGCCTCCTGGGCGGGCACCACGTTCATCACCACGGAGGACGGGTAGACCGCGAGGCCGCCGGGCACGTACAGGCCGACCCGGTCGACCGGCACCCAGCGCTGGGTGACGGTGCCGCCGGGCACCACCTGCGTGGTGCGGCCGACCCGGCGCTGGTCGGAGTGGACGGCGCGGGCCCGGCGGATCGACTCCTCCAGCGCGGCGCGGACCTTCGGGTCCAGCTGCTCCAGGGCCTCGGCGATCTGCCCGGCCGGGACGCGGGTGGACTCCAGCCGGACGCCGTCGAAGCGCTCGGTGATCTCGATCAGCGCCGCGACCCCGCGATGGCGGACGTCCTCCGCGATCGGCCGGACCTTCTCCAGGGCGGCTTCGACGTCGAACTCGGCACGGGGCAGCACGTCTCGCGGGTCCGTGGAGGAGCCGCGGAGGTCGATTCGAGAGATCACAGGGCCAAGTGTAAGGAGTGGCGAAAACCCACAGCCCGGCATTTCAGTCCGTGATACGAAAGGTGGGACGAAGCCAAGATCATCGGGGGGCGCGGTGGAGCAGGCACCGGACGACTGGACCGACACCGAGCGCGGCCTGTGGGACGCCTTCCGGCACGGCGAGGTGTACGACCTGCGGGCCGGGGACGGCCCCGTCGAGCTGCTGCTCCCCGCCCCCGCCGGGCACGCCGTCCGCCCCGAGGGGGACGGGGGGCACGGCCCGGACGACCCGTTCACCGCCGAGGACTGGGGCCCGGAGCGCACCGTCCGGGCCGAGGTGATCGCCCGGCTGCTGCTGCACGGCCCCGAGGCCGCGCCCGGCAAGGTCACCGCGCTCAAGCTCACCGGCGCCCGGATCACCGGCGAGTTCACCCTGGCCGGCGGCCGGATCGGCTGCTACGTCGAGTTCCAGCTCTGCCGCTTCGAACGCAAGCTGCTGCTCTCCGAGGCCACCGCCGGCACCCTGCGGATCGTCTCCTGCGCCCTGCCCCGGCTGGAGGCCTCCCGGCTGGCCAGCGAGGGCGACGTCCACCTGGCCCGCTGCGGCATACCCGACGGCATCCGGCTCACCGACGCCCGGATCGGCACCGACCTGCTGCTCAACCAGTCCGCCGTCGGCCCCGACGCGTACGGGCGGGCGGTCTCCGCCGACGGGATCGCGATCAACCAGGACTGCGAGGCCGAACGCCTCGACCTGCTCGGCGAGCTCAGCCTGCGCTCGGCCCGGATCGGCGGGCGGCTCTCGCTGCGCGGCGGCACGCTGCGGGCCGTCGGCGCCCACAACCCGAACGCGGTCAACGCGGCCCGGATGACCGTCGGCCACACCCTGTACCTGTCCGGCTCCGAGGACGCCAACTGGACCGGCTCGCGCAGCGTCTACGGCTCCGGCTACGGCGAGTCCACCTTCACCGGCGCCTACGCGGCCACCACCCACACCCCCTTCCGCTCCTGGGGCAGGATCCGGCTCTCCGACGGCCGGTTCGACAACGCCGTCCTGATCACCGCCGCCGAGTTCCACCTCGGTGAGGACGAGGAACTGGCGCTCAGCCGGATCCAGACCCCCGAACTGCGCTTCACCTGCGACACCCCGCCCACCGGCGCCGTCAGCCTCAACCGGGCCCGGATCGGCAACCTGGTCGACGCCCCCTCCGCCTGGCCCACCGCGCACCACGTCTCGCTCACCGGCTTCACCTACGAGTCGCTGCGCCCCGC
The window above is part of the Kitasatospora sp. NA04385 genome. Proteins encoded here:
- the hisB gene encoding imidazoleglycerol-phosphate dehydratase HisB, encoding MSRIGRVERTTKETSVLVEIDLDGTGKTDVSTGVGFYDHMLDQLGRHGLFDLTVKTEGDLHIDTHHTIEDTALALGAAFKQALGDKVGIYRFGNCTVPLDESLAQVTVDLSGRPYLVHTEPENMAPMIGSYDTTMTRHILESFVAQAQIALHVHVPYGRNAHHIVECQFKALARALRYASERDPRAEGILPSTKGAL
- a CDS encoding oxidoreductase translates to MEQAPDDWTDTERGLWDAFRHGEVYDLRAGDGPVELLLPAPAGHAVRPEGDGGHGPDDPFTAEDWGPERTVRAEVIARLLLHGPEAAPGKVTALKLTGARITGEFTLAGGRIGCYVEFQLCRFERKLLLSEATAGTLRIVSCALPRLEASRLASEGDVHLARCGIPDGIRLTDARIGTDLLLNQSAVGPDAYGRAVSADGIAINQDCEAERLDLLGELSLRSARIGGRLSLRGGTLRAVGAHNPNAVNAARMTVGHTLYLSGSEDANWTGSRSVYGSGYGESTFTGAYAATTHTPFRSWGRIRLSDGRFDNAVLITAAEFHLGEDEELALSRIQTPELRFTCDTPPTGAVSLNRARIGNLVDAPSAWPTAHHVSLTGFTYESLRPARPFPLERRIAWVDSGPEFRPEAYEQLAAALRRDGADEDARTVLYAKQRRRRRTLPLPGRIWGHLQDAAIGYGYRPGRAAAWLVLAWALGTAYFAAHEPAPVKADEKVLWNPALYAAGKVLPLVDLGQNGWNPDRPGQWVATALVLTGWVLATTTVAGVTRLLQRG
- the hisD gene encoding histidinol dehydrogenase; the encoded protein is MISRIDLRGSSTDPRDVLPRAEFDVEAALEKVRPIAEDVRHRGVAALIEITERFDGVRLESTRVPAGQIAEALEQLDPKVRAALEESIRRARAVHSDQRRVGRTTQVVPGGTVTQRWVPVDRVGLYVPGGLAVYPSSVVMNVVPAQEAGVAGIAVTSPPQKAFGGRVHPTILAACALLGVDEVYAVGGAQAVAMFALGTEECAPVNLVTGPGNIYVAAAKRLFAGRIGIDSEAGPTEIMVLADDTADAAEVAADLISQAEHGPTSGSVLVTASPLLADAVEAELKTQVARTKHSERVAEALGGPQSGIILVDDLEQGLAVVNAYAAEHLEIQTADPHAVSERVRNAGAIFLGRFTPVSLGDYAAGSNHVLPTGGCACHSSGLSVQTFLRGVQVVEYDREALAGIAAHVVNLSEAEDLPGHGDAVKARFIGDEQNWHSDWTVPGA
- a CDS encoding histidinol-phosphate transaminase codes for the protein MTKIDDLPVRDELRGQSPYGAPQLDVPVQLNTNENPYPLPEPLVARIAERVAEAARHLNRYPDRDAVELRTGLAAYLSDTTGFAVAKEQVWAANGSNEVLQQLLQTFGGPGRTAIGFEPSYSMHALIARGTGTGWVSGPRNADFTIDLDAARTAIAEIRPDVVFVCSPNNPTGTAVAAETVLALYEAAQAAGPSMVVVDEAYVEFSHRASLLPLLEGRPNLVVSRTMSKAFGAAGLRLGYLAADPAVVDAVQLVRLPYHLSAVTQATALACLEHTDTLLGYVDRLKSERDRVVTALRGLGLDVTDSDANFIQFGRFADTHAVWQAILDQGVLIRDNGVPGWLRVTAGTPAENDAFLSAVSLATKEL